The sequence CCTTCAGCCTCTCGTCGGCGAGCAGGTCCTTGATCTCCTGGACGCGGTCCTTGTGCACCAGCAGGAGCGCGTGGCCGCGCTTGACGATCACGAGGTCGTGGACGCCGAGGGTCACGACCACGTCGCCGTCGTCCTCGGTGTAGACGATGTTGCCCGAGGCGTCGCGGCCCACGTGCCGGCCCACGACGGTGTTCGTGCCGTCGTTCTCGACCAGGCGCTCCAGCGCCACCCAGTCGCCGATGTCGTCCCACTCGAAGCGGCCCGGCACCACGTTCGCCCTGTCGGTGCGCTCCATCAGCGCGTAGTCGATCGAGATGCGGGGCAGCGCGGGGAAGACGTCGGCCACCTTGCCCCTCTCGAACGCGTCGCGCAGCGGGACCATCAGGTCGGGCGCGTGGCGGTCGAGCTCGGCGAGGACGGCGTGGACGCGCCAGACGAAGATGCCGGCGTTCCAGAGGTAGCCGCCGGCGGCGAGGTAGGCCTCGGCGGTGCGGGCGCTCGGCTTCTCGACGAAGCGCCTGACGCGGTGCGCCGGCGCGTCCGGCGGGATCGTGTCGACGCCGTCGGAGATGGTGCGGCTCGGCCATCAGATGATCGCGCCCACTCTGTTCGGCGAGGCGACGCGTGATATGCTCGTGCGCCCGCAGCCGCTCGCGGACGGCCGGCCGAATCCGCAGAGCTACGCGCTCGGCTGGCGCGTGCACGAGCTCGACGTCCTCGACGGCGCTCGGAAGACGCTCGTCTTCCACCATCACGGCGTGGCGTACGGCTCGGTATCGAATTTTGCCGTCTACCCCGAGCACGGCGTCGTCGTCTCCGTGATGATGAGCAAGAATCAGGGAAGCTTCGGAGACGCTCCGGTTCGCCTCGCAAACCTCTTTCTAGCGCGACATGACACTGCCCGCGATCGATCCGAATGACGACCTTCGCTTCATGCGGCGCGCGCTCGAGCTCGCCGAGGCCGCGGCGCGCGCGGGCGAGGTGCCGGTCGGCGCCGTGGTCGTCGGCCCGGACGGCACCGTGCTCGGCGAGGCCGGCAACGCGCCGATCGGCTTGAGCGATCCGAGCGCGCACGCGGAGATGCTCGCGCTGCGCGAGGCGGCGCGGCGCGTGGGAAACTATCGCTTGCCGGGCACGACGCTCTACGTGACGCTCGAGCCTTGCCCGATGTGCGCGGGAGCGATCGTGCACGCGCGCGTCGCGCGGCTCGTCTTCGCCGCGTCCGATCCGAAGACCGGCGCGTGCGGCTCGGTCTTCGATCTCGTGCGCAGCGACCGGCTGAACCACCGCGTGACGGTCGAATCCGGGCTCCTCGAGCCCGAAAGCGCGCGGTTGCTCAGGAGCTTCTTCGAGGCGAGGCGCTGACGCTCAGCTTTTCGTCGGCCGCGGGGCCGGCGCGCGGTCCGCCCGGGGCGGGGGGGCGGGCCCCCCCGGCGGGGGGGGGGGGGGGGGGGGGGGGGGGAGGGGGAGGAAGGGCCCGCGCCCCCCGGCCGCCACGCTCGACTCGGACGACCGCGGGCCTCACCGCCCGCGCCTTCACTGCCGCGCCGGCGCCCTGCACGCCGGCGCTCCGAACTCCTGGGGAGGACGGTATGGGTCTGGCTCTACGCGCGCGCCCGGAAGCGCTCGCCGACGTCCCCGGCACCGGCGACCTGCCGCTCACACGCGCCATCATCCAGTACCGCGCGTCGCATGAGATCGAGCCCCGGGGCGGCCGCATCGAGGACATCGGCCTCGCCCTCGTCCTCGACGGCGAGTACGCCGCCTCGGCGGAGGTCCTCGAACTCGGCAGCGCCGAGGTCCGACACCTCGACCTCAGCGCCGAGCTGGTCATCGTGGACTGGGTCTACGAGCCCACCCTGGACCACGTCCGCACGCTCCTCCGCTCGCCCAGGGACGTGTCGCTCCTGAGCGGCGAGGTGGTGCCCGGCCCGCTACGCCAGTACTGCCAGGCCATCACCCTCAGCGTGCTGCGGCGCGCGGGCTTCACCGCACTGACCCGGCCCACGTTCCTCCGCATCGGTTTCCGCGACGTCGTCCGCGACCTCGATCTCAACGAGCGGACCGCCGCGCGCATCGTGCTCCGCGCCGGCGACGTCGCCACCTTCCACTTCCGCTACGACGACGCCGTCCTCTGCATCGAGCGCAGCCGGACGGAGCCCGACGCGGAGTTCGAGCGCCTGCTCCTCGAGGCGTTCCCGGCCGCCGACAGCCACCGGGTGCCGTACCCCGATCGCCTCGGCTACGACCTCCGCTTCCCGCTGCCGCTCTCCCTCCGCCAGGTCCGCACCCTGATGGACCAGATCCGCGAGGGACTCCTGCGGCTCTACGCCCGCTACGAGCCGGAGCGCTACCAGGTCGTGCGGCGCGCGCTGGACGTCTTCGGCCCCGCCGACACGCTCGAGCAGCTCGGGCGCTGGGAACCGCCCATGCACGCCGTCCCGCTCCGCGACCTCCACAGGGTGGCGGGCTGAGCCGTCGGGCCGGGCCCGTTTTTTCACATTTTTTCCGCGCCCGCAGAGGGCCGTCCCGGCACGGAACCCCGGCCGGAACCGCGTGGGGCTGCGCGAGTTCGGCGGCCTGGCCACCGTTCCGCTCCAGGGGCCCCGGGGCCGCGGAAAACGCGCGGATCGGCTCCGGG is a genomic window of bacterium containing:
- a CDS encoding mannose-1-phosphate guanylyltransferase yields the protein MSDGVDTIPPDAPAHRVRRFVEKPSARTAEAYLAAGGYLWNAGIFVWRVHAVLAELDRHAPDLMVPLRDAFERGKVADVFPALPRISIDYALMERTDRANVVPGRFEWDDIGDWVALERLVENDGTNTVVGRHVGRDASGNIVYTEDDGDVVVTLGVHDLVIVKRGHALLLVHKDRVQEIKDLLADERLK
- a CDS encoding tRNA-specific adenosine deaminase codes for the protein MDPNDDLRFMRRALELAEAAARAGEVPVGAVVVGPDGTVLGEAGNAPIGLSDPSAHAEMLALREAARRVGNYRLPGTTLYVTLEPCPMCAGAIVHARVARLVFAASDPKTGACGSVFDLVRSDRLNHRVTVESGLLEPESARLLRSFFEARR